A genomic window from Klebsiella quasipneumoniae subsp. quasipneumoniae includes:
- a CDS encoding flavodoxin, whose amino-acid sequence MANIGIFFGTDTGKTRKIAKLIHKQLGEAAAAPVNINRATLADLLAYPALLLGTPTLGDGQLPGLEAGGESESWAEFIRNLGDVSLQGKTVALFGLGDQRGYPDNFASGLRPLYDALRARGATMIGSWPNEGYEFSASSALEGERFVGLVLDQDNQFDETETRLATWLEEIKPQLL is encoded by the coding sequence ATGGCGAACATTGGCATTTTCTTTGGCACCGATACCGGTAAAACCCGCAAGATCGCGAAACTGATCCACAAGCAGCTGGGGGAGGCCGCCGCTGCCCCGGTCAATATTAACCGCGCCACGCTGGCGGACCTGCTGGCCTACCCGGCCCTGCTGCTGGGCACGCCGACGCTGGGCGACGGCCAGCTGCCTGGCCTTGAGGCCGGGGGCGAGAGCGAGTCGTGGGCCGAGTTTATCCGCAACCTCGGCGACGTCAGCCTGCAGGGAAAAACGGTGGCGCTGTTTGGCCTCGGCGATCAGCGCGGCTATCCCGATAACTTCGCCAGCGGGCTGCGGCCGCTGTACGACGCCCTGCGCGCCCGCGGGGCGACGATGATCGGCAGCTGGCCGAACGAGGGGTATGAGTTCAGCGCCTCATCGGCGCTGGAGGGGGAGCGGTTTGTCGGGCTGGTGCTGGACCAGGATAACCAGTTCGACGAGACCGAAACGCGTCTGGCGACCTGGCTTGAGGAGATCAAACCGCAACTGCTGTAG
- the nifM gene encoding nitrogen fixation protein NifM, with translation MQPWQRFGRRRLAQSRWNCEPSAIAAADREAFEAAWQRQARVEQALIAEVAAETIPAALREGLAASLRLWLDEGGFTPPERAAIVLHHARLETAFAGIASQAPQPDPAAVQAWYLRHQAQFMRPEQRLTRHLLLTVDGDEQAVYSRIQALHGQIAASREAFAPLAQRHSHCPSALDGGRLGWIGRGLLYPQLEEALFALTENALSAPVASELGWHLVWCEAIRPAAPMTPEQALESARDYLIQQSQRRHQRQWLAEMLARQPGLCG, from the coding sequence ATGCAGCCATGGCAACGATTTGGCCGGCGGCGGCTGGCGCAGAGCCGCTGGAACTGCGAACCGTCGGCCATCGCCGCGGCGGACCGGGAGGCCTTCGAGGCGGCCTGGCAGCGTCAGGCCCGCGTGGAGCAGGCGCTGATCGCCGAGGTCGCGGCGGAGACGATCCCCGCCGCGCTACGGGAAGGCCTCGCCGCTTCGCTGCGCCTCTGGCTGGATGAGGGCGGATTTACGCCGCCGGAGCGGGCGGCGATCGTCCTGCATCATGCCCGGCTGGAAACCGCCTTCGCCGGGATTGCCAGCCAGGCGCCGCAGCCGGATCCCGCCGCGGTGCAGGCCTGGTATCTGCGGCATCAGGCGCAGTTTATGCGCCCGGAACAGCGGTTGACCCGCCATCTGCTGCTCACCGTCGATGGCGATGAGCAGGCGGTTTACTCGCGCATCCAGGCGCTTCATGGGCAAATCGCGGCCTCCCGCGAGGCGTTTGCGCCGCTGGCCCAGCGACACTCCCACTGCCCGAGCGCGCTGGACGGCGGGCGACTGGGGTGGATCGGGCGGGGGTTGCTCTATCCGCAGCTGGAGGAGGCCCTGTTTGCGCTGACGGAAAATGCGCTGAGCGCGCCGGTGGCCAGCGAGCTGGGCTGGCACCTGGTATGGTGCGAAGCCATCCGCCCCGCCGCGCCGATGACGCCTGAACAGGCGCTGGAAAGCGCCCGCGATTACCTTATTCAACAGAGCCAGCGCCGCCACCAGCGCCAGTGGCTGGCTGAGATGTTAGCGCGCCAGCCGGGGCTATGCGGGTAG
- a CDS encoding nitrogen fixation protein NifZ — protein MRPTFTFSEAVRVVRAIRNDGTYAGLPSGALLVRRGSIGYVRDWGVFLQDQVIYQVHFPESDRIVGCREQELIAGDRPWLAGNLQYGDNVTCQTALTLQGEVVVNVGQQGRIEATDRGERGDGYIVDFGGRWFQVPVTALALAEEEE, from the coding sequence ATGAGACCCACATTTACCTTTAGCGAAGCGGTCCGCGTCGTGCGCGCCATCCGTAACGATGGCACCTATGCGGGCCTGCCGTCCGGCGCCCTGTTGGTGCGCCGGGGCAGCATCGGCTATGTCCGCGACTGGGGGGTATTCTTGCAGGACCAGGTCATCTACCAGGTCCACTTCCCGGAGAGCGACCGGATCGTCGGCTGCCGCGAACAGGAGCTGATTGCCGGCGATCGTCCCTGGCTGGCGGGGAATCTGCAGTATGGCGATAACGTCACCTGCCAGACGGCGCTGACGTTGCAGGGCGAAGTGGTGGTCAACGTCGGTCAGCAGGGGCGTATTGAGGCCACCGATCGGGGCGAGCGCGGGGACGGCTATATCGTCGACTTCGGCGGCCGCTGGTTCCAGGTTCCGGTGACCGCGCTGGCCCTGGCAGAGGAGGAAGAATAA
- a CDS encoding nitrogenase-stabilizing/protective protein NifW yields the protein MEWFYQIPGVDDLRSADAFFQFFAVPYQPERLAHCSLPVLAAFHRKLRAEVPLLNQLEENPRAHWLLARRLLAESYQQQFEENTP from the coding sequence ATGGAGTGGTTTTATCAGATCCCCGGCGTAGACGACCTGCGCTCCGCCGACGCCTTCTTTCAGTTTTTCGCCGTTCCCTACCAGCCCGAGCGTCTGGCCCATTGCAGCCTGCCGGTGCTGGCCGCCTTTCACCGCAAGCTACGGGCGGAAGTGCCCCTGCTCAACCAGCTGGAGGAGAACCCGCGCGCGCACTGGCTGCTGGCGCGCCGGCTGCTGGCGGAGAGTTATCAGCAGCAGTTCGAGGAGAACACGCCATGA
- the nifV gene encoding homocitrate synthase, with translation MGRVLINDTTLRDGEQSPGVAFQASEKIAIAEALYAAGIEALEVGTPAMGEEECARIRLVRRQLPGATLMTWCRMQAGEIRLSAELGMDWVDISIPASDKLRQYKLRESLPLLLERLTGLIHLAHTLGLKVCIGCEDASRASDATLRDIARQAGEAGAARLRYADTVGILDPFTTAAQIAALRNVWPGELEMHAHNDLGLATANTLAAVRAGATSVNTTVLGLGERAGNAALETVALGLERCLGVETGVRFTALPALCEQVALATRRPVDPQQPLVGELVFTHESGVHVAALLRDSESYQAIDPALLGRGYRLVLGKHSGRQAVNGVFDRMGYHLTSAQIDQLLPALRHFAETGKRSPRDDELAAIYHALCGAETLQARG, from the coding sequence ATGGGACGCGTACTGATCAATGACACCACCCTGCGCGATGGCGAACAGAGTCCCGGCGTGGCCTTCCAGGCCAGCGAAAAAATCGCCATCGCCGAGGCGCTGTACGCGGCGGGGATAGAGGCGCTGGAGGTCGGCACCCCGGCGATGGGCGAGGAGGAGTGCGCCCGTATCCGGCTGGTGCGCCGTCAGCTCCCTGGCGCCACGCTGATGACCTGGTGCCGGATGCAGGCCGGCGAAATTCGCCTGAGCGCCGAGCTGGGCATGGACTGGGTGGATATCTCCATCCCCGCCTCCGACAAGCTGCGGCAGTACAAACTGCGCGAGAGCTTACCGCTGCTGCTGGAGCGGCTGACGGGTCTGATCCACCTCGCCCATACCCTTGGCCTGAAGGTCTGCATTGGCTGTGAGGACGCCTCGCGGGCCAGCGACGCGACGCTACGGGATATTGCCCGGCAGGCCGGCGAGGCGGGGGCTGCCCGTCTGCGCTATGCCGACACCGTCGGTATCCTCGACCCGTTTACCACCGCGGCGCAGATCGCCGCCCTGCGTAACGTCTGGCCCGGCGAACTCGAGATGCACGCCCATAACGATCTCGGGCTGGCCACCGCCAACACCCTCGCGGCGGTACGCGCCGGGGCCACCAGCGTGAACACCACCGTGCTGGGCCTGGGCGAACGGGCGGGCAACGCGGCGCTGGAAACGGTGGCGCTTGGGCTGGAGCGCTGCCTGGGCGTCGAGACCGGGGTGCGTTTCACCGCCCTGCCGGCGCTGTGCGAACAGGTGGCCCTCGCCACCCGCCGCCCTGTCGATCCCCAGCAGCCGCTGGTGGGCGAGCTGGTTTTTACCCATGAGTCCGGCGTGCACGTCGCGGCGCTACTGCGCGACAGCGAGAGCTATCAGGCGATCGACCCCGCCCTGCTGGGCCGCGGCTATCGGCTGGTGCTGGGCAAACACTCCGGTCGCCAGGCGGTTAACGGCGTCTTCGACCGGATGGGCTATCACCTGACGTCAGCGCAAATTGACCAGCTGCTGCCGGCGCTCCGCCACTTTGCGGAAACCGGCAAACGCAGCCCGCGGGATGATGAGCTGGCGGCAATCTATCACGCGCTCTGCGGCGCCGAAACGCTGCAGGCCAGGGGGTAA
- the nifS gene encoding cysteine desulfurase NifS, protein MKPVYLDNNATTRLDPMVLDAMMPFLTDFYGNPSSIHDFGLPAQAALERAHQQVAALLGADYPSEIIFTSCATEATTTAIASAVALMPERREIITSAVEHPATLAVCEQLERQGYLIHRIAVDRQGALDMAQFRAALSPRVALVSIMWANNETGVMFPVPELAELAHEQGALFHCDAVQVVGKIPMALSQTRIDMLSCSAHKFHGPKGVGCLWLRRGTRFRPLLRGGHQAHGRRAGTENISGIVGMGAASELAQVHLPGMAQISQLRDRLEHHLLSAIPAVTVMGGSQPRVPGTLNLAFECIEGEAILLLMNQAGIAASSGSACTSGSLEPSHVMRAMNIPYTAAHGTVRFSLSRYTREKEIDYVIAALPPVIDRLRALSPYWRNGQPLLQDGAFAPVFG, encoded by the coding sequence ATGAAACCTGTTTATCTCGATAACAACGCCACCACCCGTCTCGACCCGATGGTTCTCGACGCGATGATGCCCTTTTTGACCGACTTTTACGGCAATCCCTCGTCGATTCACGATTTTGGTCTGCCGGCGCAGGCCGCCCTTGAACGGGCGCACCAGCAGGTGGCCGCTCTGCTCGGGGCCGACTACCCCAGCGAGATCATTTTTACCTCCTGCGCCACCGAGGCCACGACCACCGCCATCGCCTCAGCGGTGGCCCTGATGCCGGAGCGGCGCGAGATCATCACCAGCGCGGTCGAACATCCCGCCACCCTGGCGGTGTGCGAACAGCTGGAGCGCCAGGGATACCTGATCCACCGTATCGCCGTGGATCGGCAGGGCGCTCTGGATATGGCGCAGTTTCGGGCGGCGCTTAGCCCACGCGTGGCGCTGGTCAGCATCATGTGGGCCAATAACGAAACCGGCGTCATGTTCCCGGTGCCCGAGCTGGCGGAGCTGGCCCATGAGCAGGGCGCGCTGTTTCACTGCGACGCCGTGCAGGTGGTGGGCAAAATCCCGATGGCGCTCAGCCAGACGCGGATCGATATGCTCTCCTGCTCGGCGCATAAATTCCACGGCCCCAAAGGGGTGGGCTGCCTCTGGCTGCGGCGGGGAACGCGTTTTCGCCCGCTGCTGCGCGGCGGCCACCAGGCGCATGGCCGGCGGGCCGGGACGGAAAATATCAGCGGCATTGTCGGCATGGGCGCCGCCAGCGAGCTGGCGCAGGTCCACCTTCCGGGCATGGCGCAGATTAGCCAGCTGCGCGATCGCCTTGAACATCATCTCCTGAGCGCCATTCCGGCGGTAACGGTGATGGGCGGCAGCCAGCCGCGGGTGCCCGGCACGCTTAATCTGGCCTTCGAGTGCATTGAAGGCGAGGCGATCCTGCTGCTGATGAATCAGGCCGGGATCGCCGCCTCCAGCGGCAGCGCCTGCACCTCCGGCTCGCTGGAGCCGTCGCACGTCATGCGGGCGATGAATATTCCTTACACCGCGGCCCACGGCACCGTTCGCTTCTCCCTCTCGCGCTACACCCGGGAAAAAGAGATCGACTACGTCATCGCCGCCCTGCCTCCTGTTATCGACCGGCTGCGCGCCCTGTCGCCCTACTGGCGAAACGGCCAGCCGCTCCTGCAGGATGGCGCCTTCGCGCCGGTCTTCGGTTAA
- the nifU gene encoding Fe-S cluster assembly protein NifU, which produces MWNYSEKVKDHFFHPRNARVVDNANAVGDVGSLSCGDALRLMLRVDPHTEIIEEAGFQTFGCGSAIASSSALTELIIGHTLTEAGQITNQQIADYLDGLPPEKMHCSVMGQEALRAAIAHFRGESLEEEHEEGKLICKCFGVDEGHIRRAVVNNGLTTLEEVINYTKAGGGCTACHEKIELALAAILAQQPPAPLPAETAHDAQWQSVVDTINELRPHIQADGGDMTLVSVTPRQVTVSLSGSCSGCMMTDMTLAWLQQKLMERTGSYMDVVAAPAAVN; this is translated from the coding sequence ATGTGGAACTACTCCGAGAAAGTGAAAGACCATTTTTTTCATCCCCGCAACGCGCGCGTGGTCGACAACGCCAACGCGGTGGGCGATGTGGGTTCATTAAGCTGCGGCGATGCGCTGCGCCTGATGCTGCGGGTTGATCCGCACACCGAGATCATCGAGGAGGCCGGCTTCCAGACCTTCGGCTGCGGCAGCGCCATCGCCTCCTCTTCCGCGCTGACGGAGCTGATTATCGGCCACACCCTGACCGAAGCCGGGCAGATCACCAACCAGCAGATCGCCGACTACCTCGACGGCCTGCCGCCGGAGAAAATGCACTGCTCGGTGATGGGCCAGGAGGCGCTGCGTGCGGCTATCGCCCATTTTCGCGGCGAAAGCCTTGAGGAGGAGCATGAGGAGGGCAAGCTGATCTGTAAATGCTTCGGCGTCGACGAAGGACATATTCGCCGGGCCGTGGTGAACAACGGCCTGACCACCCTCGAGGAGGTGATCAACTACACCAAGGCCGGCGGGGGCTGTACCGCCTGCCATGAAAAAATTGAGCTGGCGCTGGCGGCGATCCTCGCCCAACAGCCGCCCGCCCCCCTGCCGGCGGAGACGGCCCACGATGCGCAGTGGCAAAGCGTGGTCGATACCATCAACGAGCTGCGCCCGCACATTCAGGCCGACGGCGGCGACATGACGCTGGTGAGCGTCACCCCGCGCCAGGTCACCGTCAGCCTCTCCGGCAGCTGCAGCGGCTGCATGATGACCGACATGACCCTCGCCTGGCTGCAGCAAAAGCTGATGGAGCGCACCGGAAGTTACATGGACGTGGTGGCGGCCCCGGCCGCGGTTAACTAA
- a CDS encoding NifB/NifX family molybdenum-iron cluster-binding protein, with the protein MPPINRQFEMVHADEWSMKVAFASSDYRHVDQHFGATPRLVVYGVKADRVTLLRVVEFPVVSGHQTEKIAERIHALEDCVTLFCVAIGEAVFRQLLQVGVRAERVPDQTTILGLLQEIQLSWYEKAQRRSARQRDPQRFNRLLEEQTWREEPDPQP; encoded by the coding sequence ATGCCGCCCATTAACCGTCAGTTTGAGATGGTCCACGCCGACGAGTGGTCGATGAAAGTCGCCTTCGCCAGCTCCGATTACCGCCATGTCGATCAGCATTTTGGCGCCACGCCGCGGCTGGTGGTCTACGGCGTCAAGGCGGATCGGGTCACCCTGCTGCGGGTGGTGGAGTTCCCGGTCGTCAGCGGCCATCAGACCGAGAAAATTGCCGAGCGCATCCACGCCCTGGAGGATTGCGTCACCCTGTTCTGCGTGGCGATTGGCGAGGCGGTTTTTCGCCAGCTGCTGCAGGTGGGCGTCCGCGCCGAACGGGTTCCCGATCAGACCACCATCCTCGGCTTACTGCAGGAGATCCAGCTCTCCTGGTATGAAAAAGCGCAGCGCCGCAGCGCTCGGCAACGCGATCCGCAGCGCTTTAACCGCCTGCTGGAAGAGCAGACGTGGCGGGAGGAGCCCGACCCGCAGCCCTGA
- the nifN gene encoding nitrogenase iron-molybdenum cofactor biosynthesis protein NifN, which translates to MADLIRSEKPLAVSPIKTGQPLGAILASLGLAQAIPLVHGAQGCSAFAKVFFIQHFHDPVPLQSTAMDPTATIMGADGNIFTALDTLCQRHSPQAIVLLSTGLAEAQGSDIARVVRQFREAHPRHNGVAILTVNTPDFFGSMENGYSAVIESIIEQWVAPTPRPGQRPRRVNLLVSHLCSPGDIEWLSRCVEAFGLQPVVLPDLSLSMDGHLGQGDFTPLTQGGASLRQIAQMGQSLGSFAIGVSLQRAASLLSQRSRGEVIALPHLMTLGHCDTFIHQLAKLSGRRVPAWIERQRGQLQDAMIDCHMWLQGQRMAMAAEGDLLAAWCDFARSQGIQPGPLVAPTSHPSLRQLPVEQVVPGDLEDLQQLLSQQPADLLVANSHARDLAEQFALPLIRVGFPLFDRLGEFRRVRQGYAGMRDTLFELANLLRDRHHHTALYRSPLRQGADPQQASGDDYAAH; encoded by the coding sequence ATGGCAGACCTTATCCGTAGCGAAAAACCGCTGGCGGTGAGCCCGATTAAAACCGGGCAACCGCTCGGGGCGATCCTCGCCAGCCTTGGGCTGGCCCAGGCCATCCCGCTGGTCCATGGCGCCCAGGGCTGCAGCGCCTTCGCCAAAGTTTTCTTTATTCAGCATTTTCATGACCCGGTGCCCCTGCAGTCGACGGCCATGGATCCGACCGCCACGATCATGGGCGCCGACGGCAATATCTTCACCGCGCTCGACACCCTCTGCCAGCGCCACAGTCCGCAGGCCATTGTGCTGCTCAGCACCGGACTGGCGGAGGCGCAGGGCAGCGATATCGCCCGGGTGGTACGCCAGTTTCGCGAGGCGCATCCCCGCCATAACGGCGTGGCGATCCTCACCGTCAACACCCCGGATTTTTTTGGCTCCATGGAAAACGGCTACAGCGCGGTGATCGAGAGCATCATCGAGCAGTGGGTGGCGCCGACGCCGCGTCCGGGGCAGCGGCCCCGGCGGGTCAACCTGCTGGTCAGCCACCTCTGTTCGCCAGGGGATATCGAATGGCTGAGCCGCTGCGTGGAGGCCTTTGGCCTGCAGCCGGTGGTCCTGCCGGACCTCTCCCTGTCGATGGATGGCCACCTGGGTCAGGGGGATTTTACGCCCCTGACCCAGGGCGGCGCCTCGCTGCGCCAGATTGCGCAGATGGGCCAGAGTCTGGGCAGCTTCGCCATCGGCGTGTCGCTGCAGCGGGCGGCATCGCTGCTGAGCCAGCGCAGCCGCGGAGAGGTGATCGCCCTGCCGCACCTGATGACCCTCGGCCACTGCGATACCTTTATTCATCAGCTGGCGAAGCTGTCCGGGCGCCGCGTACCGGCCTGGATTGAGCGCCAGCGCGGCCAGCTGCAGGACGCGATGATCGACTGCCATATGTGGCTGCAGGGCCAGCGCATGGCGATGGCCGCGGAGGGCGACCTGCTGGCGGCCTGGTGTGATTTCGCCCGCAGCCAGGGGATACAGCCCGGCCCGCTGGTCGCCCCCACCAGCCACCCCAGCCTGCGCCAGCTGCCGGTCGAGCAGGTGGTGCCGGGGGATCTGGAGGATCTCCAGCAGCTGCTGAGCCAGCAACCCGCCGATCTGCTGGTGGCTAACTCACACGCCCGCGATCTGGCGGAGCAGTTTGCCCTGCCGCTGATCCGCGTCGGCTTTCCTCTTTTCGATCGGCTCGGCGAGTTTCGCCGGGTTCGCCAGGGGTACGCCGGCATGCGCGACACGCTGTTTGAGCTGGCCAATCTGCTGCGCGACCGCCATCACCACACCGCCCTCTACCGATCGCCGCTTCGCCAGGGCGCCGACCCCCAGCAAGCTTCAGGAGACGATTATGCCGCCCATTAA
- the nifE gene encoding nitrogenase iron-molybdenum cofactor biosynthesis protein NifE, which yields MKGKEILALLDEPACEHNQKQKSGCSAPKPGATAGGCAFDGAQITLLPIADVAHLVHGPIGCAGSSWDNRGSVSAGPALNRLGFTTDLNEQDVIMGRGERRLFHAVRHIVDRYRPAAVFIYNTCVPAMEGDDIEAVCQAAQTATGVPVIAIDAAGFYGSKNLGNRIAGDVMLRQVIGQREPAPWPDNTPFAPAQRHDIGLIGEFNIAGEFWQVQPLLDELGIRVLGSLSGDGRFAEIQTLHRAQANMLVCSRALINVARGLELRYGTPWFEGSFYGIRATSDALRQLAALLGDDDLCRRTEALIAREERAAEQALAPWREQLRGRKVLLYTGGVKSWSVVSALQDLGMTVVATGTRKSTEEDKQRIRELMGDEAVMLEEGNARTLLDVVYRYQADLMIAGGRNMYTAWKARLPFLDINQEREHAYAGYQGIITLARQLCLTLASPVWPQTHARAPWR from the coding sequence ATGAAGGGAAAGGAAATTCTGGCGCTGCTGGACGAACCCGCCTGCGAGCACAACCAGAAGCAAAAATCCGGCTGCAGCGCCCCTAAGCCCGGCGCCACCGCCGGCGGCTGCGCCTTCGACGGCGCGCAGATAACGCTCCTGCCCATCGCCGATGTCGCGCACCTGGTGCACGGCCCTATCGGCTGCGCGGGAAGCTCGTGGGATAACCGCGGCAGCGTCAGCGCCGGCCCGGCCCTCAACCGGCTCGGCTTTACCACCGATCTCAACGAACAGGATGTGATTATGGGCCGCGGCGAACGCCGCCTGTTCCATGCCGTGCGTCACATCGTCGACCGCTATCGCCCGGCGGCGGTCTTTATCTACAACACCTGCGTACCGGCGATGGAAGGCGATGACATTGAGGCGGTGTGCCAGGCCGCGCAGACCGCCACCGGCGTCCCGGTCATCGCCATTGACGCCGCCGGCTTCTACGGCAGCAAAAATCTTGGCAACCGGATAGCGGGCGACGTAATGCTCAGGCAGGTGATTGGCCAGCGCGAACCCGCCCCATGGCCGGATAACACGCCCTTTGCCCCGGCCCAGCGCCACGATATCGGCCTGATTGGCGAATTCAATATCGCCGGCGAGTTCTGGCAGGTCCAGCCGCTGCTCGACGAGCTGGGGATCCGCGTCCTCGGCAGCCTCTCCGGCGACGGCCGCTTTGCCGAGATCCAGACCCTGCACCGGGCGCAGGCCAATATGCTGGTGTGCTCGCGAGCGCTGATCAACGTCGCCCGGGGGCTGGAGCTACGCTACGGCACGCCGTGGTTTGAGGGCAGCTTCTACGGGATCCGCGCCACCTCCGACGCCTTGCGCCAGCTGGCGGCGCTGCTGGGGGATGACGACCTGTGCCGCCGCACCGAGGCACTGATCGCCCGCGAGGAGCGAGCAGCGGAGCAGGCGCTAGCGCCGTGGCGCGAGCAGCTCCGCGGGCGCAAAGTGCTGCTCTACACCGGCGGCGTGAAATCCTGGTCGGTGGTCTCGGCCCTGCAGGATCTCGGCATGACCGTGGTGGCCACCGGCACGCGGAAATCCACCGAGGAGGACAAACAGCGGATCCGGGAGCTGATGGGCGACGAGGCGGTGATGCTTGAGGAGGGCAACGCCCGCACCCTGCTCGACGTGGTGTACCGCTATCAGGCGGATCTGATGATCGCCGGCGGACGCAATATGTACACCGCCTGGAAAGCCCGGCTGCCGTTCCTCGATATCAATCAGGAGCGGGAGCACGCCTACGCTGGCTACCAGGGCATCATCACCCTCGCCCGCCAGCTCTGTCTGACCCTCGCCAGCCCCGTCTGGCCGCAAACGCATGCCCGCGCCCCGTGGCGCTAG
- a CDS encoding NifB/NifX family molybdenum-iron cluster-binding protein, with product MSDNDTLFWRLLALFQTLPELQPVQVVDWLAQECGETLTPARLTTLTQPQLAASFPSATAVMSPARWARVIACLQGALPGHLRIARSPQRTPQLRVAFCSQDGLVINGHFGQNRLFFIYAFDDQGGWLADLRRYPSAPHQQEANEVRARLIEDCQLLFCQEIGGPAAARLIRHRIHPMKAPPGTTIQAQCEAINTLLAGRLPPWLAKHLNRDNPLEERVF from the coding sequence ATGTCCGATAACGATACCCTTTTCTGGCGTCTGCTGGCGCTATTCCAGACGCTGCCGGAGCTGCAGCCGGTGCAAGTCGTCGACTGGCTGGCGCAGGAGTGCGGCGAAACCCTGACCCCGGCACGGTTAACCACCCTGACGCAGCCTCAGCTGGCCGCCAGCTTTCCTTCGGCGACGGCGGTGATGTCCCCGGCCCGCTGGGCGCGGGTCATCGCCTGCCTGCAGGGGGCGCTGCCCGGCCATTTGCGCATCGCCCGGTCACCCCAGCGGACGCCGCAGCTGCGGGTCGCCTTCTGTTCGCAGGATGGCCTGGTCATCAATGGTCATTTTGGCCAGAACCGGCTGTTTTTTATCTATGCCTTCGATGACCAGGGCGGCTGGCTGGCGGATCTGCGCCGCTACCCCTCCGCGCCCCACCAGCAGGAGGCCAACGAAGTGCGCGCCCGGCTTATAGAGGACTGTCAGCTGCTGTTTTGCCAGGAGATCGGCGGGCCCGCCGCCGCCCGGCTGATCCGCCACCGGATCCACCCGATGAAAGCGCCGCCGGGCACGACGATCCAGGCCCAGTGCGAGGCGATCAATACGCTGCTGGCCGGCCGTTTGCCGCCGTGGCTGGCGAAGCACCTCAACCGGGATAACCCTCTGGAGGAACGTGTTTTTTAA
- the nifT gene encoding putative nitrogen fixation protein NifT, with protein sequence MPIVIFRERGEALYAYIAKQDLEARVLQVEHDETDRWGGAIALEGGRRYYVNPQPGRPVFPISLRATRSTLL encoded by the coding sequence ATGCCCATCGTGATTTTCCGTGAGCGCGGCGAGGCGCTGTATGCCTATATCGCCAAACAGGATCTGGAGGCCCGGGTGCTTCAGGTCGAACATGACGAGACGGACCGCTGGGGCGGCGCGATTGCCCTTGAAGGGGGACGTCGCTACTACGTCAATCCGCAGCCGGGGCGGCCGGTCTTTCCGATAAGCCTGCGCGCCACCCGCAGCACGCTGCTATAA